From a region of the Papilio machaon chromosome 26, ilPapMach1.1, whole genome shotgun sequence genome:
- the LOC123722513 gene encoding uncharacterized protein LOC123722513 gives MYGSETWAITQNNVHTIQVAEMKMLRWMCGVTRLDKICNEFVRGSLGVRDISDKMQESRLRWYGHIRRRPPDYVGNLALHLSLPGRRPRGRPKTRWKDVVLKDMSECQVSDEDVEDRARWRKLIGKADPTTMWDTS, from the coding sequence ATGTACGGCAGTGAAACGTGGGCCATAACTCAAAATAACGTGCATACCATTCAAGTTGCTGAAATGAAGATGTTGAGATGGATGTGCGGCGTAACCAGGCTCGATAAGATCTGCAACGAGTTCGTGCGAGGCAGCCTCGGTGTGCGCGATATTTCTGATAAGATGCAGGAGAGTAGGCTGCGATGGTATGGTCACATAAGGAGGAGGCCGCCGGACTACGTCGGTAATTTAGCACTACATCTTTCCCTTCCCGGCCGCAGACCCAGAGGCAGACCCAAAACTAGGTGGAAAGATGTAGTGCTAAAAGACATGAGTGAGTGCCAAGTCTCAGATGAAGATGTCGAGGACAGGGCGAGGTGGAGGAAACTGATTGGAAAAGCCGACCCCACCACCATGTGGGATACGAGCTag